In Calothrix sp. PCC 7507, one DNA window encodes the following:
- a CDS encoding B12-binding domain-containing radical SAM protein, translating to MRALLLWPIMPNSFWSYQETLDLAGLRSTNPPLGLITVAAMLPKDWEIRFCDRNVHLETDDDWDWCDLVIISAMIIQKQDLRELIQKGIALGKKVAVGGPFPTSVPEFALDAGADYLILDEGECTIPMFLEALARGDERGIFRSPEKPDVTQTPIARFDLLDLDAYLAITVQFSRGCPFQCEFCDIINLYGRKPRTKTPEQMLREFQVLYDMGWRRYVFVVDDNFIGNKRNAKIFLQALIPWMEAHNYPFVLVTEASLNLAEDDELVALMVKAGFTLVFMGIETPDTDSLLGIHKVQNTRKDLIESCHKITRAGLQIMSGFIMGFDNERPGAGRRIQEFIEETGIPQGQFSLLQALENTAMWNRLQQEGRLFDGMSTFHQGAIMNFTPTRPVEEITEEYIEAFWNIYEPLPYLKRTYRHFRMMNGWRGKSKRPITGTEIRLFASICWRQGVLRPTRWRFWWQLVAIAFTKPALLYDYLTTLGVGEHFFSFRHEVRAQLQAKLASLKQTKQEQENQAAIYQLESVN from the coding sequence ATGAGAGCCTTACTACTCTGGCCGATAATGCCCAATTCCTTCTGGTCTTATCAAGAGACACTTGATCTGGCAGGTTTACGCTCCACGAATCCGCCGTTGGGATTAATTACCGTAGCGGCAATGCTGCCTAAGGATTGGGAAATTAGATTTTGCGATCGCAATGTCCATTTAGAAACAGATGATGATTGGGATTGGTGTGATTTGGTAATCATCTCTGCGATGATTATCCAAAAACAAGATTTGAGAGAGTTAATTCAAAAAGGGATTGCATTAGGTAAAAAGGTAGCAGTAGGTGGGCCTTTTCCTACCTCAGTACCCGAATTTGCCCTAGATGCAGGAGCTGACTATCTCATTTTAGATGAAGGTGAATGCACTATCCCCATGTTTTTAGAGGCTCTGGCACGGGGAGACGAACGAGGTATTTTCCGTTCTCCAGAAAAACCGGATGTCACCCAAACACCAATTGCTAGGTTTGACTTGCTAGATTTAGATGCTTACCTAGCAATCACAGTCCAATTTTCCCGTGGGTGTCCGTTCCAATGTGAATTTTGCGACATCATCAACTTGTATGGACGCAAGCCCCGCACAAAAACACCAGAACAAATGCTGCGGGAATTTCAAGTCCTCTATGATATGGGGTGGCGACGGTATGTGTTTGTTGTGGATGATAATTTTATCGGCAACAAGCGCAATGCCAAGATATTTTTACAAGCCCTCATCCCCTGGATGGAAGCACACAATTACCCATTTGTGTTGGTAACGGAAGCTTCACTGAATCTGGCTGAAGATGATGAATTAGTGGCGTTGATGGTGAAGGCTGGGTTCACCCTGGTGTTTATGGGTATCGAAACCCCAGACACAGACAGTCTACTGGGAATTCACAAAGTCCAGAATACACGCAAAGACTTAATCGAATCTTGCCACAAAATTACCAGGGCAGGATTGCAAATTATGTCTGGTTTCATTATGGGCTTTGATAACGAACGTCCAGGTGCAGGACGACGGATTCAGGAATTTATTGAAGAGACTGGCATACCCCAAGGACAGTTTAGTCTGCTGCAAGCGTTGGAAAACACCGCCATGTGGAATCGCTTACAGCAAGAAGGACGATTATTTGACGGGATGAGTACATTCCATCAAGGTGCAATTATGAACTTTACACCGACGCGCCCGGTAGAGGAAATTACAGAGGAATACATTGAAGCCTTCTGGAATATCTATGAACCACTGCCTTACTTGAAGCGCACCTACCGCCATTTTAGGATGATGAACGGGTGGCGGGGTAAAAGTAAGCGTCCGATTACTGGGACGGAAATCCGTTTATTTGCCTCAATTTGCTGGCGACAGGGTGTATTGCGTCCGACAAGGTGGCGATTCTGGTGGCAATTAGTAGCGATCGCCTTTACTAAACCCGCTTTGTTATATGATTACTTAACAACCTTGGGCGTCGGCGAACACTTCTTCAGCTTCCGCCATGAAGTCAGGGCCCAGTTACAAGCAAAATTGGCATCACTAAAACAAACAAAGCAAGAACAGGAGAATCAAGCAGCTATTTATCAGCTAGAATCTGTTAATTAA
- the pip gene encoding prolyl aminopeptidase: MRELYPLIEPYQEGKLQVSELHTIHFEESGNPQGKPIVLLHGGPGGGCPPFYRQYFNPKKWRLVMFDQRGCGQSTPHAELRENTTWDLVNDIEKIRENLGIEKWFVFGGSWGSTLSLAYSQTHPERCTGLILRGIFMLRQKELRWFYQEGASYIFPDAWEAYLKPIPTDERDDMLTAYYQRLTNPDPEVRLTVARAWSVWEASTSKLFPDTALMQNFGESEFAEAFARIECHYFINKGFLKSDDQLLANVDRIRHIPAVIVQGRYDVVCPMISAWELHRAWQEAEFIVVSDAGHSMSEPGIRSALIEATDRFGE; encoded by the coding sequence ATGCGTGAACTTTACCCACTCATCGAACCTTATCAAGAAGGTAAACTGCAAGTTTCTGAACTACATACAATTCATTTTGAAGAGTCAGGTAATCCCCAAGGTAAACCCATAGTTTTGCTACATGGTGGTCCCGGTGGTGGATGTCCGCCGTTTTATCGACAATATTTCAACCCTAAGAAATGGCGATTAGTAATGTTTGACCAACGTGGGTGTGGTCAAAGTACACCTCATGCCGAATTGCGAGAAAATACAACCTGGGATTTAGTTAATGATATTGAAAAAATCCGAGAAAATTTAGGAATAGAAAAGTGGTTTGTTTTCGGCGGTAGTTGGGGAAGTACCCTATCATTAGCCTATAGTCAAACCCATCCAGAACGCTGCACAGGATTAATTTTACGTGGCATATTCATGCTACGCCAAAAAGAATTACGCTGGTTCTACCAAGAAGGTGCTAGCTATATTTTTCCTGATGCTTGGGAAGCATATCTTAAACCAATTCCCACTGATGAACGTGACGATATGCTCACAGCTTATTATCAACGCTTGACTAACCCAGACCCAGAAGTCAGACTCACTGTAGCCCGTGCTTGGTCAGTTTGGGAAGCAAGTACTAGTAAACTGTTTCCAGATACAGCCCTAATGCAGAATTTTGGTGAGAGTGAATTTGCTGAAGCATTCGCCAGAATTGAATGTCATTACTTCATCAACAAAGGATTTTTAAAATCAGACGATCAACTACTTGCAAATGTTGATCGTATCCGTCACATTCCGGCTGTAATTGTTCAAGGTCGCTATGATGTCGTATGTCCGATGATATCAGCTTGGGAATTACATCGTGCTTGGCAAGAAGCAGAATTTATTGTTGTTTCTGATGCTGGACATTCCATGAGTGAACCAGGAATTCGCAGCGCTTTAATTGAGGCGACAGATAGGTTTGGGGAATAG
- a CDS encoding DUF721 domain-containing protein, with product MSLKSVNDILIVLKKQPQWQEQPLQSLLQCWTEIVGVVVATHTRPLSIQRDVLRVATSSAAWAQNMTFGRQKLLVKLNEKLPSPLVDIRFSTAGWQQPPDQQQMESTVLPCEHPSYLGNLNSDRHDDTAATMNPNAAFGDWAKTIKVRSHGLPLCPQCHCPTPPGELQRWAVCAVCAAKQF from the coding sequence ATGTCGTTGAAATCAGTTAATGATATTTTAATTGTTCTAAAAAAGCAGCCTCAATGGCAGGAACAGCCGTTACAAAGCTTGCTGCAGTGCTGGACAGAAATCGTTGGTGTAGTAGTTGCTACACATACTAGACCATTATCAATTCAGCGTGATGTTTTGCGGGTAGCGACTTCTAGCGCTGCTTGGGCGCAAAATATGACCTTTGGACGCCAGAAGTTGCTTGTAAAGTTGAATGAAAAGCTACCCTCACCTTTAGTAGATATTCGCTTTTCTACAGCAGGTTGGCAGCAGCCACCGGATCAGCAACAGATGGAATCGACTGTTTTGCCTTGTGAGCATCCCAGCTATCTCGGTAATTTGAATAGCGATCGCCACGATGATACTGCTGCGACGATGAATCCAAATGCCGCTTTTGGAGATTGGGCTAAAACCATCAAAGTGCGATCGCATGGTTTACCTCTATGTCCCCAGTGTCACTGTCCCACGCCACCAGGTGAACTCCAGCGTTGGGCTGTTTGCGCTGTCTGTGCTGCTAAACAGTTCTAG
- the trpS gene encoding tryptophan--tRNA ligase, protein MGKQRVLSGVQPTGNLHLGNYLGAIRNWVEIQDQYDNYFCVVDLHAITVPHNPATLAADTYNIAALYLACGIDLNHSNIFVQSHIPAHSELTWLLNCITPLNWLQDMIQFKEKAVKQGENVGVGLLDYPVLMAADILLYQADQVPVGEDQKQHLELTRDIVNRFNHQFAKPDQPVLKLPAPLIRKEGARVMSLTDGTRKMSKSDPSELSRINLLDTPEQITNKIKRCKTDPVRGLTFDDPERPECHNLLTLYLLLSGKTKAEVVAECQDMGWGQFKPLLTETTINALKPIQDKYQAVMDDKGYLESILRDGREKAEAIANQTLSQVKAALGFSVPL, encoded by the coding sequence ATGGGTAAACAGCGTGTTCTTTCCGGAGTTCAACCAACTGGTAATCTGCATTTAGGCAACTATTTAGGAGCAATTCGCAACTGGGTAGAAATTCAAGACCAGTATGATAATTACTTTTGTGTGGTGGATTTACACGCAATTACCGTACCGCATAATCCAGCCACTTTAGCAGCAGATACTTATAATATCGCAGCTCTATATCTAGCTTGTGGGATTGATTTAAATCACTCCAATATTTTTGTTCAATCCCACATCCCGGCACACAGTGAACTGACTTGGTTGCTCAATTGCATCACACCTTTAAACTGGCTGCAAGACATGATCCAGTTTAAAGAAAAGGCTGTCAAGCAGGGTGAAAATGTCGGCGTTGGTTTGTTAGACTATCCAGTGCTAATGGCAGCTGATATCTTACTCTATCAAGCGGATCAAGTGCCTGTAGGTGAAGACCAAAAGCAACATTTGGAACTGACACGGGATATTGTCAACAGATTTAATCATCAATTCGCTAAACCAGATCAGCCAGTACTGAAGTTACCAGCACCTCTCATCCGTAAGGAAGGCGCAAGGGTGATGAGTTTGACTGATGGCACACGCAAAATGTCCAAGTCTGATCCGTCAGAATTAAGCCGGATAAATTTGCTCGATACACCAGAGCAGATTACCAATAAGATTAAACGCTGTAAAACTGATCCGGTTCGTGGTTTGACTTTCGACGATCCAGAACGTCCAGAGTGTCATAACTTATTAACGTTATATTTGCTACTTTCCGGGAAAACCAAGGCAGAGGTAGTAGCTGAGTGTCAAGATATGGGCTGGGGACAATTCAAACCACTATTGACAGAAACGACAATTAATGCTCTCAAACCAATTCAAGATAAATATCAGGCAGTGATGGATGATAAAGGATATTTAGAGTCTATTTTGCGGGATGGAAGGGAAAAAGCAGAAGCGATCGCTAACCAAACTCTCTCACAAGTGAAAGCTGCTTTGGGTTTTTCTGTGCCTCTTTAA
- a CDS encoding methylenetetrahydrofolate reductase: MPDIKSTTVLNNFRQAAQAGEFLVTAEVAPPKGGDPAHMIKMAATLKGRVHAVNITDGSRAVLRMSSLVASVILLQNDIEPICQIACRDRNRIGIQADLMGAHALGIRNILALTGDPVKAGDHPDAKAVFDLEAVRLLQLIRKMNQGVDHNEQLLTDGALDLFTGAAVDPQCASWSGLQSRFERKIEAGAQFFQSQLITDFDRLEKFMDNIASVHKKPILAGIFLLKSAKNAQFINKVVPGVNIPQHIIDRLAKAKEPLAEGVKIAAEQVQIAQQLCQGVHMMAVKREDLIPQILDLAGMGKVTH; the protein is encoded by the coding sequence ATGCCTGACATAAAAAGCACTACGGTCTTGAATAACTTTCGCCAAGCCGCACAGGCGGGTGAGTTTTTAGTTACAGCAGAAGTTGCACCCCCGAAAGGGGGAGATCCAGCACACATGATTAAAATGGCGGCGACCCTTAAGGGAAGGGTTCATGCTGTCAATATTACCGATGGTAGCCGTGCTGTGTTGCGGATGTCTTCGTTGGTGGCCTCAGTAATTTTATTGCAAAATGACATTGAGCCGATTTGTCAGATTGCTTGCCGCGATCGCAACCGAATTGGTATACAAGCAGATTTGATGGGCGCTCATGCTTTGGGTATCCGGAATATTTTAGCGTTGACAGGCGACCCAGTCAAAGCAGGCGATCACCCCGATGCTAAAGCCGTGTTTGACTTAGAAGCCGTCCGACTGCTGCAACTAATCAGAAAAATGAATCAGGGAGTTGACCACAACGAACAACTTTTAACTGATGGCGCGCTGGACTTATTTACTGGCGCTGCGGTAGATCCGCAATGTGCCAGTTGGTCAGGTTTGCAAAGTCGATTTGAACGCAAAATTGAAGCCGGAGCGCAGTTTTTTCAAAGTCAATTAATTACAGATTTTGACCGACTAGAAAAGTTTATGGACAACATAGCTTCTGTTCATAAAAAACCAATCTTAGCAGGAATATTTCTGTTGAAATCGGCAAAAAATGCCCAGTTTATTAATAAAGTCGTTCCGGGTGTCAATATTCCCCAACACATTATTGATAGATTAGCAAAAGCCAAAGAGCCGCTTGCAGAAGGGGTAAAAATTGCCGCCGAGCAAGTGCAAATTGCACAGCAATTATGTCAGGGTGTCCACATGATGGCGGTGAAGCGAGAAGATTTGATTCCCCAAATTCTAGATTTAGCAGGTATGGGTAAAGTAACCCACTAA